From Rudanella lutea DSM 19387, a single genomic window includes:
- a CDS encoding zinc-dependent metalloprotease, whose amino-acid sequence MLATATRTLLLHLLLLLSPLLLRAQTITSFTNGMEKRPGFLTFYWDAKKGKIWLEINRFNQELLYYPTLAQGVGSNDIGLDRGRLGQEHVVQFQRSGNRVLLIETNYGYRALSPDSLERRAVAESFAQSVHGGFEIVAEESGAVLVDFTPFLLQDAVGAIQAIAQTRQGTFRIDPNRCALYLPHSKAFPQNTEFEATITLTGDAPGPYLREVVPTPTIVTMRQHHSFVQLPDLTASDAYKPRVMDPRSGYFGIDFFDYASPFSQPISKRYIARHKLQKKDPSAPISDPVEPIVYYMDPGAPEPIRSALMDGAKWWNQAFEAAGYRNAFQVKLLPPDADPMDVRYNLVQWVHRSTRGWSYGASITDPRTGQILKGKVTLGSLRVRQDYLIAQGLVGSFDTNGADTTEAVQMALARLRQLAAHEIGHTLGLPHNYAASVNSRASVMDYPHPQVDIVDNAGKPKLSLANAYTTEIGEWDKVAIAYGYQHFPKGTNEKAELDKIITNYIGRGLKYLSDQDGRPEGGAHPQTHLWDNGTDAVTELNRVMRIRQIALNQFSEKKIPVGTPMANLEEVLVPLYMFHRYQVEAAVKVLGGLDYTYATRGDGQLVTQVVPAQTQRQALSSLINTLMPTNLALPEPILKLIPPRAYGFNANPREVFKRRTGITFDPLGPSEAAINLTLRLLLNPERCARLINQQALDPQQPGMSELVSALMGQAFGMRLTGQYNHSDQIQLLLRHKLVESLIGLATNKDSDARVREVAHNRLMTIKKNYLRGRSTEVEHKTDLQYRTSNRNPGYLRWMIRQYEQNPQQAPVATTSLVAPDGAPIDPGQEWLDGCSWH is encoded by the coding sequence ATGCTTGCGACTGCTACCCGTACCCTACTACTTCATCTACTTTTACTGCTTTCTCCCCTGCTTCTTCGTGCCCAAACCATTACTTCGTTTACCAACGGGATGGAGAAGCGACCGGGTTTTCTGACATTTTACTGGGACGCGAAAAAAGGCAAAATCTGGCTCGAAATAAACCGGTTCAATCAGGAACTGCTGTACTACCCTACGCTGGCACAGGGCGTCGGCTCCAACGACATTGGCCTCGACCGGGGGCGGCTGGGGCAGGAACACGTCGTTCAGTTTCAGCGGAGCGGCAATCGTGTGCTGCTTATCGAAACCAACTACGGCTACCGCGCCCTCAGCCCCGACTCGCTGGAGCGCCGGGCCGTAGCCGAATCGTTTGCGCAGTCGGTGCACGGGGGGTTTGAGATTGTGGCCGAAGAGAGCGGAGCCGTGCTGGTCGACTTTACCCCGTTTCTGCTTCAGGATGCCGTGGGAGCCATTCAAGCCATCGCCCAAACCCGGCAGGGTACGTTCCGTATCGACCCAAACCGGTGCGCGCTATACCTGCCCCACAGCAAGGCATTTCCGCAAAACACCGAATTTGAAGCCACCATTACCCTCACCGGCGACGCCCCCGGCCCGTACCTGCGCGAGGTGGTGCCTACCCCAACCATCGTAACCATGCGGCAGCACCACTCGTTTGTGCAACTCCCCGACCTCACGGCCTCCGATGCGTACAAACCCCGCGTGATGGACCCTCGTTCGGGCTATTTCGGTATCGATTTCTTTGATTATGCCTCGCCGTTTAGCCAGCCCATCAGCAAACGGTACATTGCCCGCCATAAATTACAAAAGAAAGACCCCTCGGCCCCCATCAGCGACCCCGTTGAACCCATTGTGTACTACATGGACCCCGGCGCCCCCGAACCCATTCGATCGGCCCTGATGGATGGTGCCAAGTGGTGGAATCAGGCTTTTGAAGCGGCCGGTTATCGCAATGCGTTTCAGGTGAAACTACTCCCGCCCGATGCCGACCCGATGGATGTCCGCTATAATCTGGTTCAGTGGGTACACCGCTCTACGCGCGGGTGGTCGTACGGGGCCAGCATCACCGATCCCCGCACCGGCCAAATTCTGAAAGGTAAAGTAACGCTCGGCTCGCTACGGGTTCGGCAGGATTACCTCATTGCACAAGGGCTGGTGGGCAGTTTCGATACCAACGGCGCCGACACCACCGAAGCCGTACAAATGGCACTGGCGCGGCTGCGGCAACTGGCTGCCCACGAAATTGGGCACACCCTCGGCCTGCCCCACAACTATGCCGCCAGTGTAAATAGCCGGGCCTCGGTTATGGATTATCCACACCCACAGGTGGATATCGTGGATAACGCGGGCAAACCTAAACTCTCATTGGCCAACGCCTATACCACCGAAATTGGTGAGTGGGACAAAGTAGCTATTGCCTACGGGTATCAGCATTTTCCGAAAGGAACCAACGAAAAGGCCGAACTCGACAAAATTATTACCAATTATATCGGGCGCGGCCTCAAATACCTGAGCGATCAGGACGGGCGGCCCGAAGGCGGGGCTCACCCCCAAACGCACCTCTGGGACAACGGCACCGATGCAGTAACCGAACTGAACCGGGTGATGAGAATCCGGCAGATCGCTCTGAATCAGTTTAGTGAGAAGAAAATCCCGGTCGGCACGCCCATGGCTAACCTGGAGGAAGTATTGGTGCCGCTGTATATGTTTCATCGGTATCAGGTCGAAGCGGCCGTGAAAGTGCTGGGTGGCCTCGATTACACCTACGCGACCCGGGGCGATGGCCAACTCGTTACGCAGGTGGTACCCGCCCAAACGCAACGGCAGGCCCTGAGCAGCCTCATAAACACCTTAATGCCGACAAATCTGGCTCTTCCGGAACCGATTCTGAAGCTTATTCCGCCCCGCGCTTACGGGTTCAACGCCAATCCCCGCGAGGTATTTAAACGCCGAACGGGTATCACGTTCGACCCGCTGGGCCCGTCCGAAGCCGCGATTAACCTGACGCTCCGGCTTTTGCTCAATCCTGAGCGGTGCGCCCGGCTCATCAATCAGCAGGCGCTGGACCCGCAACAACCCGGCATGAGCGAACTGGTCAGCGCACTGATGGGACAGGCGTTTGGTATGCGCCTGACAGGGCAGTACAACCATAGCGACCAGATTCAGTTGCTACTGCGACACAAGCTTGTAGAGAGTCTTATCGGGCTGGCTACCAACAAAGACAGCGACGCACGGGTGCGCGAGGTAGCGCACAACAGGCTCATGACCATCAAGAAAAACTACCTGCGTGGCCGCTCAACCGAGGTAGAGCACAAGACCGATTTGCAATACCGAACGTCGAACCGAAACCCCGGCTACCTGCGCTGGATGATTCGTCAATACGAACAAAACCCGCAACAGGCCCCGGTGGCCACTACGTCGCTCGTTGCTCCCGACGGAGCCCCCATCGATCCCGGTCAGGAGTGGCTCGATGGCTGTAGCTGGCATTGA
- a CDS encoding YceI family protein — protein sequence MATATTTWVIDPSHSEVQFKVKHLMVSTVTGSFGQYDGKIETTGDDFENANVSFSAEIDSISTGNEQRDGHLKSADFFDAAGFPQLTFVSTSMKKTGDDTYELHGDLTMRGVTKPVTLKAEYGGQMVDFYGQTKAGFELAGVVKRKEFGLSWDAVTEAGGVVVSDDVRLVLNIQVTKQA from the coding sequence ATGGCAACCGCAACTACCACCTGGGTCATCGACCCTTCACACTCAGAAGTACAGTTCAAAGTAAAGCACCTGATGGTGTCAACCGTGACCGGCTCGTTTGGGCAGTACGACGGTAAAATTGAAACAACCGGCGACGACTTCGAAAACGCAAACGTTTCGTTCTCAGCCGAAATTGATAGCATCAGCACGGGCAACGAACAGCGCGACGGTCACCTGAAGTCAGCTGATTTCTTCGACGCAGCGGGTTTCCCTCAGCTCACGTTTGTATCGACAAGCATGAAGAAAACCGGCGACGACACGTACGAGCTGCACGGTGATCTGACCATGCGCGGTGTAACGAAACCCGTAACGCTGAAAGCCGAGTACGGCGGCCAAATGGTTGACTTCTACGGTCAGACCAAGGCTGGCTTCGAACTGGCTGGCGTAGTAAAGCGTAAAGAATTTGGCCTGAGCTGGGATGCCGTCACCGAAGCCGGTGGGGTAGTTGTCAGCGACGACGTTCGGCTGGTGCTGAACATTCAGGTGACCAAGCAGGCATAA
- a CDS encoding sterol desaturase family protein: protein MNFNPIMLAIPFFFLAMGIEIWLDRYRQTKLYRLNDSITNLSAGTSQQVVGIFLKVITLGLYEAVHANFALFQVPHTWWSWILAFVLYDLCYYWAHRLSHEINLFWSGHVVHHQSEEYNLSVALRQSWFQGVWTAPVYLPMALLGFDTTQLLVVGGINLIYQFWIHTEMIDRMGVLEWVMNTPSHHRVHHGRNPKYIDKNHGGTFIIWDRLFGTFQVEEERPVYGITTPINSWNPVWANFSHYEHIGHQLRNAPTLTDKLKVLFYKPGWDAKMAVYQPIPEVSRESYQKFDTEVAQGVNYYVLFQYTLLVLATFPFLQFQAQLGWGEKGAIALLIGITVINFGFFFEGRPWAYRFEAFRLLACTGLSIWLLLPIPAGLWVAGAVGGLGIVSLVWLWWLARTEVNTTALKPVSHTDTVS, encoded by the coding sequence ATGAACTTCAACCCCATCATGCTGGCGATCCCGTTCTTCTTTCTGGCAATGGGTATCGAGATCTGGCTCGACCGCTACCGGCAAACCAAGCTGTACCGGCTCAACGATAGTATCACCAATCTAAGCGCGGGTACCTCGCAACAGGTGGTCGGCATTTTTCTGAAAGTGATTACGTTGGGGCTTTACGAAGCGGTACACGCCAATTTTGCCCTGTTTCAGGTGCCGCATACCTGGTGGAGTTGGATTCTGGCGTTTGTGCTTTACGACCTGTGCTATTACTGGGCGCACCGGCTGAGTCACGAGATCAACCTGTTCTGGAGCGGGCATGTGGTACACCACCAAAGCGAAGAGTACAATCTCTCGGTGGCGCTACGCCAAAGCTGGTTTCAGGGTGTCTGGACGGCGCCGGTTTACCTGCCCATGGCCTTGCTGGGTTTCGACACCACGCAACTGCTGGTAGTGGGCGGTATCAACCTGATCTACCAGTTCTGGATTCATACCGAAATGATTGACCGCATGGGCGTGCTGGAGTGGGTTATGAACACCCCCTCGCACCACCGCGTACACCACGGGCGCAACCCCAAATACATTGATAAAAATCACGGGGGCACGTTTATTATCTGGGATCGGCTGTTTGGTACGTTTCAGGTTGAGGAAGAACGACCCGTGTACGGAATCACCACGCCCATCAACAGCTGGAATCCAGTTTGGGCTAACTTCTCGCACTACGAACACATCGGGCATCAGTTACGGAATGCCCCTACCCTGACCGACAAGCTGAAAGTCTTGTTTTACAAACCCGGCTGGGATGCCAAGATGGCGGTTTACCAACCCATTCCCGAAGTCAGCCGGGAGTCGTACCAGAAATTCGACACCGAGGTAGCGCAGGGTGTCAACTATTACGTTCTGTTTCAGTACACGCTGCTGGTGCTGGCAACCTTCCCGTTTCTGCAATTTCAGGCCCAGTTGGGCTGGGGCGAGAAGGGGGCCATTGCTCTGTTGATTGGCATCACAGTGATCAACTTCGGTTTCTTTTTTGAAGGACGTCCGTGGGCGTACCGCTTTGAAGCCTTCCGGCTGCTGGCCTGCACCGGGCTGAGTATCTGGCTGCTTTTGCCCATACCGGCGGGGCTTTGGGTAGCGGGTGCCGTGGGTGGTCTGGGCATTGTTTCGCTGGTCTGGCTGTGGTGGCTGGCCCGTACCGAAGTGAACACGACCGCGCTTAAGCCGGTAAGCCATACCGATACTGTTTCCTGA
- a CDS encoding phytanoyl-CoA dioxygenase family protein, whose amino-acid sequence METMQPTMAPAATVPNNAHTDIPGNPSTATSSAIALNDRSNGKPLRVLSEADWQFWQENGYIVIKQAVPREQAERLANLLWEFEEKDPNDPATWYAPPRAEMKMKELTNSGMVELYNHPYQWDNRQTQRVYDAFVDIWGVEELWVTIDRANLNFPVRPGHEFKGFIHWDYDPETRPQNVQGVLALADQTDENMGGFQCIPELYRTYDTWKLTQPADRDRFKPDTTGFDFVKVKMEAGDLLIFNSTLPHGIRPNLTTDKVRIAQYISMMPAQEDNEALRQWRITSWRDRVAPEGYAFPGDPRGWEKTRYQTAPLSPLGKKLLGLDSWH is encoded by the coding sequence ATGGAAACCATGCAGCCGACGATGGCCCCTGCGGCTACCGTTCCCAACAACGCCCATACGGATATTCCGGGCAACCCCTCGACCGCAACCAGCAGCGCCATTGCCCTCAACGACCGCAGCAACGGAAAACCCTTGCGGGTTCTCTCCGAAGCCGACTGGCAGTTTTGGCAGGAAAACGGCTACATTGTTATCAAACAGGCTGTACCCAGAGAGCAGGCCGAGCGACTGGCCAACCTGCTTTGGGAGTTTGAAGAAAAAGACCCAAATGACCCGGCCACCTGGTACGCTCCACCCCGCGCCGAAATGAAAATGAAGGAGCTAACCAATAGCGGCATGGTTGAACTCTACAACCACCCGTACCAGTGGGATAACCGGCAGACGCAGCGCGTTTACGACGCCTTTGTCGACATCTGGGGCGTCGAAGAACTTTGGGTCACCATCGACCGGGCCAACCTGAATTTTCCGGTTCGGCCGGGGCATGAGTTCAAAGGGTTTATCCACTGGGATTATGACCCCGAAACCCGGCCCCAAAACGTGCAGGGCGTACTGGCCCTCGCCGACCAAACCGACGAGAACATGGGCGGTTTTCAATGCATACCTGAGCTGTACCGGACATACGATACCTGGAAACTAACCCAACCCGCCGACCGCGACCGGTTCAAACCCGACACCACCGGCTTCGACTTCGTGAAAGTGAAGATGGAAGCGGGCGACCTGCTGATTTTTAACAGCACCCTTCCGCACGGGATTCGGCCCAACCTCACCACCGATAAGGTGCGCATAGCGCAGTATATCTCGATGATGCCCGCTCAGGAAGATAACGAAGCCCTGCGGCAGTGGCGCATTACCTCGTGGCGCGACCGCGTGGCCCCCGAAGGGTACGCCTTTCCGGGCGACCCGCGCGGCTGGGAGAAAACCCGTTACCAGACCGCTCCCCTATCCCCACTGGGCAAAAAACTACTCGGACTGGATAGCTGGCATTGA